One window of Streptomyces sp. NBC_00273 genomic DNA carries:
- a CDS encoding 3-oxoacyl-ACP reductase — MSSQNNEEIVCRRLVGRTAVITGAGSGIGLATARRLASEGANVVCADIDETAGKAAAEEVGGTFVKVDVTSPEEVEALFKTAFDTYGSVDIAFNNAGISPPDDDSILTTGLEAWKRVQDVNLTSVYLCCKAALPYMQRQGRGSIINTASFVAIMGAATSQISYTASKGGVLAMSRELGVQFAREGIRVNALCPGPVNTPLLQELFAKDPERAARRLVHIPLGRFAEPTEIAAAVAFLASDDSSFINATDFLVDGGISGAYVTPL, encoded by the coding sequence ATGTCCAGCCAGAACAACGAAGAGATCGTCTGCCGCCGCCTGGTCGGCCGCACCGCCGTCATCACCGGAGCCGGCAGCGGCATCGGCCTGGCCACCGCCCGCCGCCTGGCCTCCGAGGGCGCCAACGTCGTCTGCGCCGACATCGACGAGACCGCCGGCAAGGCCGCGGCCGAAGAGGTAGGCGGCACCTTCGTCAAGGTCGACGTCACCAGCCCCGAGGAGGTCGAGGCGCTCTTCAAGACGGCCTTCGACACCTACGGCTCCGTGGACATCGCCTTCAACAACGCGGGCATCTCGCCCCCGGACGACGACTCCATCCTGACCACCGGCCTGGAGGCCTGGAAGCGCGTCCAGGACGTCAACCTCACCTCCGTCTACCTCTGCTGCAAGGCCGCCCTGCCCTACATGCAGCGCCAGGGCCGCGGCTCCATCATCAACACCGCCTCCTTCGTCGCCATCATGGGCGCCGCCACCTCCCAGATCTCCTACACCGCCTCCAAGGGCGGGGTCCTGGCCATGTCCCGCGAGCTCGGCGTGCAGTTCGCCCGCGAGGGCATCCGCGTCAACGCCCTGTGCCCGGGGCCCGTGAACACCCCGCTGCTGCAGGAACTGTTCGCCAAGGACCCCGAGCGCGCCGCCCGCCGCCTCGTCCACATCCCGCTGGGCCGCTTCGCCGAGCCCACCGAGATCGCCGCGGCCGTCGCCTTCCTCGCCAGCGACGACTCCTCCTTCATCAACGCCACCGACTTCCTCGTCGACGGCGGCATCTCCGGCGCGTACGTGACCCCGCTGTAG
- a CDS encoding haloacid dehalogenase-like hydrolase encodes MQRRWAAPLALVAVTGSGLLAAPSAAAAHTPCPRVTVGSGWYGDNQARLQQLIDQYGSCNPYRPGRTKPVAVFDWDNTVVKNDVGDATMFWLLRNGRIRQPAAGDWSTTSRHLTPAATKALADACAALARPGSPLPTGTPAGAACADEINAVYGTAATRAGAPAFAGWDRRTTEPSYAWLPQLMQGWTAREIRGFAAAARTENLAAPIGSTQKVGSGTATGWVRYYDQQQDLIKGLQKAGFDVWISSASPQPVVEVWAQGAGIAADHVIGIRNTTTHGGKFTPHLQGCGSVRDGADTMITYIDGKRCWINKEVFGVRGAAAEKVQPAARRQVFAAGDSDTDISFLRDATALRLVVNRNKNELMCRAYDNSDGRWIVNPMFIEPKKQKADPYPCATTGYVDHDGTKGPVLRGDRSVVPDQTDSVF; translated from the coding sequence ATGCAGAGAAGATGGGCAGCCCCCCTCGCCCTCGTCGCGGTCACCGGATCCGGCCTCCTCGCGGCCCCGTCGGCCGCGGCCGCGCACACCCCCTGTCCCCGGGTCACCGTCGGCTCCGGCTGGTACGGGGACAACCAGGCCCGCCTCCAGCAGCTCATCGACCAGTACGGCAGCTGCAACCCGTACCGGCCCGGCCGCACCAAGCCCGTCGCCGTCTTCGACTGGGACAACACCGTCGTCAAGAACGACGTCGGCGACGCCACCATGTTCTGGCTCCTGCGCAACGGCCGGATCCGCCAGCCCGCCGCCGGGGACTGGTCCACCACCAGCCGCCACCTCACCCCCGCCGCCACGAAGGCCCTGGCCGACGCCTGCGCCGCGCTCGCCCGCCCCGGCAGCCCCCTGCCCACCGGAACCCCCGCCGGAGCGGCCTGCGCCGACGAGATCAACGCCGTCTACGGCACCGCCGCGACCCGTGCCGGTGCCCCCGCGTTCGCCGGCTGGGACCGCCGCACCACCGAACCCTCGTACGCCTGGCTCCCCCAGCTGATGCAGGGCTGGACCGCCCGCGAGATCCGCGGCTTCGCCGCCGCCGCCCGTACCGAGAACCTCGCCGCACCCATCGGCAGCACGCAGAAAGTGGGCAGCGGCACCGCCACCGGCTGGGTCCGCTACTACGACCAGCAGCAGGACCTGATCAAGGGCCTCCAGAAGGCCGGCTTCGACGTGTGGATCAGCTCCGCCTCCCCCCAGCCCGTGGTCGAGGTCTGGGCCCAGGGCGCCGGCATCGCGGCCGACCACGTCATCGGCATCCGCAACACCACCACCCACGGCGGGAAGTTCACCCCCCACCTCCAAGGCTGCGGATCCGTCCGGGACGGCGCCGACACGATGATCACCTACATCGACGGCAAACGCTGCTGGATCAACAAGGAGGTCTTCGGCGTACGCGGCGCGGCCGCCGAGAAGGTCCAGCCCGCCGCCCGCCGGCAGGTGTTCGCCGCCGGCGACTCCGACACCGACATCTCGTTCCTGCGCGACGCCACCGCCCTGCGGCTCGTCGTGAACCGCAACAAGAACGAGCTGATGTGCCGGGCCTACGACAACAGCGACGGCCGCTGGATCGTCAACCCCATGTTCATCGAGCCGAAGAAGCAGAAGGCCGACCCCTACCCGTGTGCGACGACCGGCTACGTCGACCACGACGGCACCAAGGGACCGGTCCTGCGGGGCGACCGCAGCGTCGTCCCCGACCAGACCGACTCCGTCTTCTGA
- a CDS encoding amino acid deaminase/aldolase, giving the protein MNSPATDRARYDRATAHLDAPLAIVDLDAFDANADDLVRRAAGKPVRVASKSVRCRALLERVLARPGFAGIMSYTLAESLWLARSGFEDVLLAYPSADRAGFGELANDAKLAGAVTVMVDDPAQLDLIDAARDGGAEEIRVCLELDTSLRLFGGRVRIGARRSPLREPAQLAGLARAVAARPGFRVVGLMAYEGHVAGVGDSLAGRPLRSRTIRLMQGAARKELAERRAEVVRAVRAVVPDLEFVNGGGTGSVQQTAAEDAVTEIAAGSGLYVPRLFDNYTSFSGRPAALFAQPVVRRPGVGVVTVLGGGYPASGAAGADRLPVPYLPQGLRYDPQEGAGEVQTPLLGSPADDLLIGDRVWFRHAKAGELCERFDTLHLIEGDRVTGSAATYRGEGRTFL; this is encoded by the coding sequence ATGAACTCCCCCGCCACCGACCGCGCCCGGTACGACCGGGCGACCGCGCACCTGGACGCGCCGCTGGCCATCGTGGATCTCGACGCCTTCGACGCCAACGCCGACGATCTCGTCCGCCGCGCCGCCGGCAAGCCGGTCCGGGTCGCGAGCAAGTCGGTCCGGTGCCGCGCGCTGCTGGAACGGGTCCTCGCCCGCCCCGGGTTCGCCGGGATCATGTCGTACACCCTGGCCGAGTCGCTCTGGCTGGCCCGGTCGGGGTTCGAGGACGTGCTCCTCGCCTATCCGTCCGCCGACCGGGCCGGTTTCGGCGAGCTGGCGAACGACGCCAAGCTGGCCGGCGCGGTCACGGTGATGGTGGACGATCCGGCGCAGCTGGACCTGATCGACGCGGCCCGGGACGGCGGCGCCGAGGAGATCCGGGTCTGTCTGGAGCTGGACACGTCCCTGCGGCTGTTCGGCGGCCGGGTACGGATCGGGGCCCGCCGGTCTCCGCTGCGCGAGCCCGCGCAACTGGCCGGACTGGCCCGGGCGGTGGCCGCCCGTCCGGGGTTCCGGGTGGTGGGGCTGATGGCGTACGAGGGTCACGTCGCCGGGGTCGGGGACTCGCTGGCGGGTCGCCCGCTGCGGTCCCGGACCATCCGGCTGATGCAGGGCGCGGCCCGCAAGGAGCTGGCGGAGCGGCGGGCCGAGGTGGTGCGGGCCGTACGGGCCGTCGTACCGGACCTGGAGTTCGTCAACGGCGGCGGTACCGGCAGCGTGCAGCAGACGGCTGCCGAGGACGCGGTGACCGAGATAGCGGCGGGTTCGGGCCTGTACGTGCCGCGGCTGTTCGACAACTACACGTCGTTCAGCGGGCGTCCGGCGGCCCTGTTCGCCCAGCCCGTGGTGCGCAGGCCCGGGGTGGGTGTGGTGACGGTGCTCGGGGGTGGCTATCCGGCCTCCGGGGCGGCCGGGGCGGACCGGCTTCCGGTCCCGTACCTGCCCCAGGGGCTGCGCTACGACCCCCAGGAGGGCGCGGGCGAGGTGCAGACCCCGCTGCTGGGCAGCCCGGCCGACGATCTGCTGATCGGCGACCGGGTCTGGTTCCGGCACGCGAAGGCGGGCGAGCTGTGCGAGCGGTTCGACACCCTGCACCTGATCGAGGGCGATCGGGTCACCGGCAGCGCGGCGACCTACCGGGGCGAGGGGCGGACCTTCCTCTAG